A DNA window from Streptomyces sp. 71268 contains the following coding sequences:
- a CDS encoding VOC family protein — protein MPDEPRAEPAPFVLAAVTLDCADPPGLADFYARLLGWSTLLRTDEYTSISDGRATLCFARVAGHEAAPWPDSPAQPKRAHLDFFVRDVEAATAGAVALGATVPGHQPGASPDWPGHPPWATLLDPEGHPFCLLLPPEPHPTDAPRAQPRRGR, from the coding sequence TTGCCCGACGAACCCCGCGCCGAGCCCGCGCCGTTCGTTCTCGCGGCCGTCACGCTGGACTGTGCCGACCCGCCCGGCCTCGCCGACTTCTACGCCCGGCTGCTCGGCTGGTCGACGCTCCTGCGCACCGATGAGTACACGTCGATCAGCGACGGGCGCGCCACGCTGTGCTTCGCGCGCGTCGCCGGGCACGAGGCCGCGCCCTGGCCGGACAGTCCGGCCCAACCCAAGCGTGCCCACCTGGACTTCTTCGTCAGGGATGTGGAGGCGGCGACGGCCGGGGCCGTCGCGCTCGGGGCCACCGTGCCTGGGCACCAGCCCGGTGCCTCACCCGACTGGCCAGGGCATCCGCCGTGGGCCACGCTGCTGGACCCGGAGGGGCACCCCTTCTGCCTGCTCCTACCACCCGAACCGCATCCGACCGACGCCCCGCGGGCCCAGCCGAGGAGGGGCCGCTGA
- a CDS encoding polyprenyl synthetase family protein yields MLGMPAKAAEPVDDAFSPSEVAHAAGIVLERALDVRLRQSRAVDAVFAQDLAGRLATLIEHGGKRLRTAFAHCGWQAAGGSGDPTAVLHTGAALELLQACALVHDDVMDESSRRRGAPAMHVELARQHWAAGMHGSARSFGTSAAVLAGDLALAWADDVLTETALSTPHGARLHEEWRAMRTEMVAGQYRDLYAQAARSSGVDEALEIAVLKSAQYTVARPLALGAMLAGADDDVLDALRAAGRCAGLAFQLRDDLLGAFGVPALTGKPADDDLRSRKLTYLLAVALRLAEATGDDDAAAVLAPDADPGSARAVERMRAALRRTGARDLVEAKIEELTGLSLGHFERTGAPPAVRRAFEALVRRATGADPRRADEVA; encoded by the coding sequence ATGCTTGGAATGCCAGCGAAGGCGGCTGAACCCGTCGACGATGCTTTCTCCCCGTCCGAGGTCGCCCACGCCGCTGGCATCGTCCTTGAGCGCGCCCTTGACGTGCGACTCCGTCAGTCCCGCGCCGTTGACGCCGTCTTCGCCCAGGACCTGGCCGGCCGGCTGGCCACCCTGATCGAGCACGGCGGCAAGCGGCTGCGTACGGCGTTCGCTCACTGTGGGTGGCAGGCCGCGGGCGGCTCAGGTGATCCCACGGCGGTGCTGCACACGGGGGCCGCCCTGGAGCTGCTCCAGGCGTGTGCCCTGGTGCACGACGACGTGATGGACGAGTCCTCGCGCCGCAGAGGTGCCCCGGCCATGCACGTCGAACTCGCCCGCCAGCACTGGGCCGCGGGCATGCACGGCTCCGCGCGGTCGTTCGGGACGTCCGCCGCCGTACTCGCCGGAGACCTGGCGCTGGCCTGGGCGGACGACGTGCTGACGGAGACGGCGTTGAGCACGCCGCACGGCGCGCGGCTGCACGAGGAGTGGCGGGCGATGCGCACCGAGATGGTCGCCGGACAGTACCGCGACCTGTACGCCCAGGCCGCGCGTTCCTCCGGCGTCGACGAGGCGCTGGAGATCGCCGTCCTCAAGAGTGCCCAGTACACCGTCGCCCGGCCCCTTGCCCTGGGCGCGATGCTGGCGGGAGCCGATGACGACGTGCTGGACGCGCTGCGGGCGGCCGGCCGGTGCGCCGGTCTGGCCTTCCAACTGCGTGACGACCTCCTCGGCGCCTTCGGCGTGCCGGCGCTGACCGGCAAGCCCGCCGACGATGACCTGCGGTCGCGCAAACTCACCTATCTGCTGGCCGTCGCGCTGCGACTGGCCGAAGCCACCGGGGACGACGACGCCGCCGCGGTGCTTGCGCCGGATGCCGATCCGGGCTCCGCGCGGGCCGTGGAGCGGATGCGGGCGGCGCTGCGGCGCACCGGTGCCCGGGACCTGGTGGAGGCCAAGATCGAGGAACTGACGGGCCTGAGCCTCGGGCACTTCGAGCGCACCGGCGCGCCCCCGGCCGTGCGGCGTGCGTTCGAGGCCCTGGTCCGACGCGCGACGGGTGCCGACCCGCGCCGTGCCGACGAGGTCGCGTGA
- a CDS encoding phytoene/squalene synthase family protein, with protein MTRRELDAAGITDPALRAAYTRCRQLNARHGRTYFLATRLLPPERRSAVHALYGFARWADDIVDDLDQRRTPEQRDRELRRLESDLASSLRTGVSAEPVVWAVADTAERYGIGHLLFADFLSSMRADLSVTDYPTYADLRGYMRGSAEVIGLQMLPVLGTVAPLEEAAPHAAALGVAFQLTNFLRDVGEDLDRGRVYLPGDLLAAHGVDRPLLEWSRRTGRADARIRAALVAMEAMTREVYRTAVPGLALLDPRVRPCIHAAFTLYSEILDTIAAQDYTVLRRRAVVPRRRRATIAAVGALRVTGARWRARAPRHRAAPGASVVERKGSLR; from the coding sequence ATGACCCGGCGTGAACTGGACGCGGCCGGCATCACCGACCCAGCGCTGCGCGCCGCCTACACCCGGTGCCGGCAGCTCAACGCCCGCCACGGCAGGACCTACTTCCTGGCCACCCGGCTGCTGCCGCCCGAACGCCGGTCCGCCGTGCACGCCCTCTACGGCTTCGCCCGTTGGGCGGACGACATCGTCGACGACCTCGACCAGCGTCGGACGCCCGAGCAGCGCGACCGGGAACTGCGCCGCTTGGAGAGCGACCTCGCCAGCTCCCTGCGTACCGGCGTCAGCGCCGAGCCGGTGGTGTGGGCCGTCGCCGACACCGCCGAGCGGTACGGCATCGGGCACCTGCTCTTCGCCGACTTTCTGTCCTCGATGCGTGCCGACCTGTCCGTGACGGACTATCCGACCTACGCCGACCTGCGGGGTTACATGCGCGGTTCGGCGGAGGTGATCGGCCTGCAGATGCTGCCGGTCCTGGGCACGGTCGCGCCCCTGGAGGAGGCGGCCCCGCACGCCGCGGCGCTCGGTGTGGCGTTCCAGCTCACCAACTTCCTGCGGGACGTGGGCGAGGACCTCGACCGGGGCCGCGTCTACCTGCCCGGCGACCTGCTCGCCGCCCACGGCGTGGACAGGCCGCTGCTGGAGTGGAGCCGGCGTACCGGACGCGCCGATGCGCGGATCCGCGCCGCCCTGGTCGCCATGGAGGCCATGACGCGGGAGGTCTACCGGACGGCGGTGCCGGGACTCGCCCTGCTCGACCCGCGCGTGCGCCCCTGCATCCACGCCGCGTTCACCCTCTACAGCGAGATCCTGGACACCATCGCCGCACAGGACTACACGGTGTTGCGGCGTCGCGCGGTGGTCCCCCGTCGGCGTCGCGCGACCATCGCCGCGGTCGGCGCGCTACGGGTGACCGGGGCCCGGTGGCGCGCTCGCGCCCCGCGCCACCGGGCGGCGCCGGGCGCTTCGGTGGTCGAGCGGAAGGGGTCGCTGCGGTGA
- a CDS encoding NAD(P)/FAD-dependent oxidoreductase, giving the protein MTEDRRVADVVVVGAGLAGLACALDARRAGWRVALLEASDGVGGRMRTDRREGFLLDRGFQVFNTSYPQVKQRVNLRSLRLRPFAAGVVAHTPKGPVRLADPTREPRAAGALLPGRFLSARDLAALAVLSARDTVLPASAIRRGRDRPTSTALSRAGLSDAVVADVLRPFLAGVFLEDRLETSARFFHLVWRSMARGTLCLPAGGIGAVPDQLADGLPDGVLRLDTPVVRLTDAGVLLGDGSEVPARAVVVATDPATAARLVPTLTAPDTRTVTTYYHATDALRAAGRTLMVDSSGAILNTCVLSAVAPGYAPPGTALVSTSVLGTDRPGRAEAVLRRLAELYDTDTGGWRRVATYTVEGALPAMLPPWPLSRTTRLGPGRYVCGDYRATGSVQGALASGARAAREVSADLGRRR; this is encoded by the coding sequence ATGACCGAGGATCGCCGGGTGGCGGACGTGGTCGTCGTCGGGGCGGGCCTGGCCGGCCTGGCGTGTGCGCTGGACGCCCGCCGCGCCGGATGGCGGGTGGCCCTGTTGGAGGCGTCCGACGGCGTGGGGGGCCGGATGCGGACGGACCGGCGGGAGGGGTTCCTGCTCGATCGCGGCTTTCAGGTGTTCAACACCTCGTACCCGCAGGTGAAGCAGCGGGTGAACCTCCGGAGCCTGCGACTGCGTCCCTTCGCCGCGGGAGTTGTCGCCCACACGCCCAAGGGGCCGGTTCGCCTCGCCGATCCGACCAGGGAGCCCCGCGCGGCGGGTGCTCTGCTGCCTGGACGGTTCCTCTCCGCGCGCGATCTGGCCGCGCTCGCCGTCCTCAGCGCGCGGGACACGGTCCTGCCCGCGTCGGCCATCAGGCGGGGCCGGGACCGGCCCACCTCGACGGCCCTCTCGCGGGCAGGGCTGTCGGACGCCGTGGTCGCCGACGTCCTGCGGCCGTTCCTGGCGGGTGTGTTCCTGGAGGACCGGCTGGAGACCTCCGCACGCTTCTTCCACCTGGTCTGGCGGAGCATGGCCCGCGGGACCCTGTGTCTGCCGGCGGGCGGCATCGGCGCCGTACCCGACCAACTCGCCGACGGCCTGCCTGACGGCGTCCTGCGCCTCGACACACCCGTCGTGCGGCTCACCGACGCCGGCGTGCTGCTGGGCGACGGAAGCGAGGTGCCGGCGAGGGCCGTCGTGGTGGCGACGGACCCGGCGACAGCCGCCCGCCTGGTGCCCACCCTGACCGCGCCGGACACCCGTACCGTCACCACCTACTACCACGCCACCGACGCCCTTCGGGCGGCCGGGCGAACCCTGATGGTGGACAGCTCCGGAGCGATCCTGAACACCTGCGTCCTCAGCGCGGTCGCTCCCGGCTACGCGCCCCCCGGCACCGCACTGGTCTCCACCTCCGTGCTGGGAACGGACCGCCCGGGCAGAGCGGAGGCGGTGCTCCGGCGGCTGGCCGAGCTGTACGACACCGACACGGGCGGCTGGAGGCGGGTCGCCACCTACACCGTCGAGGGTGCCCTGCCGGCGATGCTGCCGCCCTGGCCGCTGAGCCGCACCACTCGCCTCGGCCCGGGCAGGTACGTGTGCGGCGACTACCGGGCGACCGGCTCGGTACAGGGTGCCCTGGCCTCGGGGGCGCGCGCCGCGCGGGAGGTGTCCGCCGACCTCGGGAGGCGGAGATGA
- the hpaB gene encoding 4-hydroxyphenylacetate 3-monooxygenase, oxygenase component translates to MAARTGKDFLDRLARSRPTVHVRGETLTGGVGDHPAFRNVVRSYAELYDLQHSDAHKDVLTYTSPTSGERVATSFLTPTTPAELRKRREAFAIRAEHSNGMLGRTGDYLNSALMAMGAAADWFAEADPAFGENVRRYYAQAREQDLLLSHTLIPPQVNRAQPGPRQAGGSVAARIVREDDNGVVIRGARMLATIAPFADDLLVLPSTVLRGTPQDRPYSYAFTVPMDTKGLRCVAREPLDLGLPRHDHPLASRFDEPDCVVVFDDVHVPYERCFLLGDVERCNELFTRTSAVVHMSHQVVARTVAKTEYVLGLVSLLTEAIGIEGYQHVQEDVAEVAIALETLRAFLRAAEADAAVNEFGVLTPAWAPLNAARNLYPKLYQRFPQILRKLGASGLMATPTTLDVTGPAAADIDAYLQAATLTGAERVKLFRLVWDTCLSAFSGRQALYEYYFFGDPVRMAAAYVASYDREPYKDRVRSFLDGYAATETGHG, encoded by the coding sequence CCGGAGGGGTGGGGGACCATCCCGCGTTCCGCAACGTCGTCCGTAGCTATGCGGAGTTGTACGACCTACAGCATTCCGACGCGCACAAGGACGTGCTCACCTACACCTCTCCCACCTCCGGCGAACGCGTCGCGACCTCGTTCCTCACCCCCACCACCCCCGCCGAACTCCGTAAGCGCCGCGAGGCGTTCGCCATCCGGGCCGAGCACAGCAACGGCATGCTCGGACGCACCGGTGACTACCTCAACAGCGCGCTGATGGCCATGGGCGCCGCGGCGGACTGGTTCGCCGAAGCGGACCCGGCCTTCGGTGAGAACGTCCGCCGCTACTACGCACAGGCCCGCGAGCAGGACCTGCTACTGAGCCACACGCTCATCCCGCCGCAGGTCAACCGGGCCCAGCCAGGTCCCAGGCAGGCCGGTGGGAGCGTCGCCGCGCGCATCGTGCGGGAGGACGACAACGGCGTGGTGATTCGGGGCGCCCGGATGCTGGCCACCATCGCGCCCTTCGCGGACGACCTCCTCGTCCTGCCCTCGACCGTACTGCGCGGCACCCCGCAGGACAGGCCGTACTCCTACGCCTTCACGGTCCCGATGGACACCAAGGGGTTACGCTGCGTCGCCCGCGAGCCGCTCGACCTGGGGCTGCCGCGCCACGATCATCCGCTGGCCTCGCGCTTCGACGAGCCGGACTGCGTCGTCGTCTTCGATGACGTGCACGTGCCCTACGAGCGGTGCTTCCTGCTGGGGGACGTCGAGCGGTGCAACGAACTCTTCACCCGGACATCGGCTGTGGTGCACATGTCGCACCAGGTCGTCGCCCGCACGGTGGCGAAGACCGAGTACGTCCTGGGCCTGGTCTCGCTGCTGACCGAGGCGATCGGCATCGAGGGGTACCAGCACGTCCAGGAGGACGTGGCCGAGGTGGCCATCGCTCTGGAGACGCTGCGGGCGTTCTTGCGCGCGGCCGAGGCCGACGCCGCCGTCAATGAGTTCGGGGTGCTCACACCCGCCTGGGCTCCGCTGAACGCCGCCCGCAATCTCTACCCCAAGCTCTACCAGCGGTTCCCGCAGATCCTGCGCAAGCTCGGCGCATCCGGGCTGATGGCCACCCCCACCACCCTCGACGTCACGGGACCGGCCGCCGCGGACATCGACGCCTACCTGCAAGCGGCGACGCTGACAGGGGCCGAACGCGTGAAGCTGTTCCGCCTGGTGTGGGACACCTGCCTCTCTGCCTTCTCCGGCCGACAGGCCCTCTACGAGTACTACTTCTTCGGCGACCCGGTCCGCATGGCCGCCGCGTACGTCGCCTCCTACGACCGGGAGCCGTACAAGGACCGCGTGCGCTCCTTCCTCGACGGCTACGCGGCTACGGAGACCGGGCACGGGTGA
- a CDS encoding DUF5914 domain-containing protein — MSGRGNGKRWSIPLRWRGAGAGWAAQTPTWRQARPALIADALKRAQARPSGNWFVVAASREVRAGGRPYGRTIGGVEVVLWRSDSGAPHAGSGICPHLGAPLRDSRVVCGRLVCHWHGLALDGSPFAGWQPFPVYDDGVLVWVRLDEVGGEEPTERPLVPSRPASGAGVDAVFTAVGRCEPEDVVANRLDPWHGSWFHPYSFVDLSVVREPSGEGDDAFVVDVSFRVAGRVVVPVRAEFTAPGPRTVLMRITEGEGATSVVETHATPLTAPDHAHPRTAVVEAVVAASDRPGFALARAAAPVLRPLMRRTAGRLWRDDLAYAERRWTLRGTGRFPG, encoded by the coding sequence GTGAGCGGGCGAGGAAACGGCAAGCGCTGGTCGATCCCGTTGCGGTGGCGGGGTGCTGGCGCGGGTTGGGCGGCGCAGACGCCGACCTGGCGGCAGGCGCGGCCAGCGCTCATCGCCGACGCCCTCAAGCGGGCACAGGCCCGCCCGTCCGGCAACTGGTTCGTCGTCGCCGCTTCTCGGGAAGTGCGCGCGGGTGGTCGCCCGTACGGCAGGACGATCGGGGGTGTGGAGGTCGTGCTGTGGCGCTCGGACAGCGGCGCGCCGCACGCCGGCTCGGGCATCTGCCCGCATCTCGGCGCCCCGTTGCGCGACAGCCGGGTGGTGTGCGGGCGGTTGGTGTGCCACTGGCACGGCCTCGCCCTGGACGGTTCCCCGTTCGCCGGCTGGCAGCCGTTTCCCGTGTACGACGACGGCGTGCTCGTCTGGGTACGGCTGGACGAGGTGGGTGGCGAGGAGCCCACCGAACGCCCGTTGGTGCCCTCGCGACCGGCGTCGGGCGCGGGGGTGGACGCGGTGTTCACGGCGGTGGGGCGGTGCGAACCGGAAGACGTGGTGGCCAACCGCCTCGACCCGTGGCACGGCTCGTGGTTCCACCCGTACTCGTTCGTCGACCTGTCAGTGGTGCGGGAGCCGTCCGGTGAGGGGGACGACGCCTTCGTCGTCGACGTCTCCTTCCGGGTGGCCGGGCGCGTGGTGGTGCCGGTGCGGGCCGAGTTCACCGCGCCCGGCCCGCGCACGGTCCTCATGCGCATCACCGAGGGCGAGGGGGCCACGTCCGTGGTGGAGACACACGCGACTCCGCTCACCGCGCCGGATCACGCGCACCCGCGCACCGCGGTGGTGGAGGCGGTCGTCGCCGCCTCCGACCGGCCGGGCTTCGCCCTCGCCCGGGCCGCGGCTCCCGTGCTGCGCCCGCTGATGCGGCGTACGGCCGGGCGGCTGTGGCGCGACGACCTGGCTTACGCCGAACGCCGCTGGACGCTGCGCGGCACCGGTCGCTTCCCCGGGTGA
- a CDS encoding lycopene cyclase family protein, with product MTPPAAEASDIVIIGGGAAGLSLAHHLTGIAPVTVIEPPQGPPRPAERTWCYWHAGDDGLGEAVSASWPVLRVHGADGRPVTVEPAPLTYRMVRSTDFERLVHGRLARSGGGRVLRATAESVRGVPGGAEVRCASPDGRSLTLRARRVFDSRPLRTLPPARTHLLQHFRGWFVRTATHRFDPGVADLMDFRVPQPAHGLAFGYVLPLAPDRALVEYTEFSGSALTTEAYESALGHYCRDVLGLGALTVERAEQGVIPMTDARFPRRTGTAVARVGTAGGATRPATGYTFAAVQRQSRAIAAALREGRETIPAPHGRRALAMDAMLLRSLDTGRVNGPAFFTDLFRQVPTERLLRFLDGATSPREEWSIGLRTPVRTMLRTAIELPFVPRRPPPDARTGDHHR from the coding sequence GTGACGCCCCCCGCCGCCGAGGCCTCCGACATCGTCATCATCGGGGGTGGCGCTGCCGGCCTCAGCCTCGCGCACCACCTGACCGGCATCGCCCCCGTGACGGTCATCGAGCCGCCGCAGGGCCCGCCGCGCCCGGCGGAGCGTACCTGGTGCTACTGGCACGCGGGCGACGACGGCCTGGGCGAGGCCGTGAGCGCCTCCTGGCCCGTGCTGCGGGTGCACGGCGCCGACGGCCGCCCGGTCACGGTCGAACCGGCGCCGCTCACCTACCGCATGGTGCGCTCCACCGACTTCGAACGACTGGTCCACGGCCGGCTGGCCCGCTCGGGCGGCGGACGTGTGCTGCGCGCGACGGCGGAATCGGTGCGCGGCGTTCCCGGCGGCGCCGAGGTCCGGTGCGCGTCGCCGGACGGCCGGTCGCTGACGCTGCGCGCCCGCCGGGTGTTCGACTCACGGCCGCTGCGCACGCTGCCCCCGGCCCGCACGCACCTGCTGCAGCACTTCCGCGGCTGGTTCGTGCGCACCGCCACCCACCGGTTCGACCCCGGGGTCGCCGATCTGATGGACTTCCGGGTCCCCCAGCCGGCGCACGGTCTGGCCTTCGGCTACGTCCTGCCGCTGGCGCCCGACCGGGCGCTCGTGGAGTACACCGAGTTCTCCGGCAGCGCGCTGACCACCGAGGCGTACGAGTCGGCACTCGGCCACTACTGCCGCGACGTCCTCGGGCTTGGCGCGCTCACCGTGGAACGGGCGGAGCAGGGCGTCATCCCCATGACCGACGCCCGCTTTCCGCGCCGGACCGGGACCGCCGTCGCCCGCGTCGGAACGGCGGGTGGCGCCACCCGCCCGGCCACCGGCTACACGTTCGCCGCGGTGCAGCGGCAGAGCAGGGCCATCGCCGCCGCGCTGAGAGAGGGGCGGGAGACCATCCCCGCCCCGCACGGGCGGCGGGCGCTGGCCATGGACGCGATGCTGCTGCGCTCCCTGGACACCGGGCGGGTCAACGGCCCGGCCTTCTTCACCGACCTGTTCCGCCAGGTCCCGACGGAGCGTCTGTTGCGCTTCCTCGACGGCGCCACCTCGCCGCGTGAGGAGTGGAGCATCGGACTGCGCACCCCCGTCCGGACGATGCTCCGCACGGCGATCGAACTGCCCTTCGTGCCCCGTCGCCCCCCACCCGACGCGAGAACCGGAGATCACCACCGATGA
- a CDS encoding FAD-dependent oxidoreductase has protein sequence MTARHTSAARRGRDRKAEILAPPPGRDRFRRGDEPSVAVVGGGIAGLAAATLLAERGARVTLYEKDSALGGRLSGWPTRLSDGSRVTMTRGFHAFFRQYYNLRGLLRRTDPALARLTPLPDYPLRHSAGLTDSFARVPRTPPLSALGFVALSPTFGWRDLAAMDVRAALPLLDVRVPEVYERFDETSASDFLHSVRFPEAAHHLAFEVFSRSFFVDPRELSAAELLLMFHIYFLGSAEGLLFDVPTEPFPQALWDPIGDYLHRLGATVRTGTAVHEVRPRDGGGADVRTAAGTSAHQAVVLALDPGGLRQTVAASGDLGTPAWREDVATLRTAPPFLVSRLWLDRPVHADRPGFLGTSGYGGLDNVSVLERYEGEAARWAARTGGSVVELHGYAVEPASDPQRVQDMLVDQLHQVYPETRGARVVSARHEWRSDCPLFAVGSHRRRPTVRTPHAWLTLAGDAIRCDLPVALMERAATTGFLAANALLAGWGVRGQTLWTVPRSGRSRILRALGAAVAPRPSP, from the coding sequence ATGACGGCCCGCCACACCAGCGCCGCCCGCCGAGGCCGCGACCGCAAGGCCGAGATCCTGGCACCCCCGCCAGGCAGGGACCGCTTCCGGCGCGGGGACGAGCCGTCCGTCGCGGTGGTCGGCGGTGGCATCGCCGGACTCGCGGCGGCCACCCTGCTGGCCGAACGCGGCGCCCGCGTCACCCTGTACGAGAAGGACAGCGCACTCGGCGGCCGGCTTTCCGGCTGGCCCACCAGGCTGTCGGACGGTTCGCGGGTGACGATGACCCGCGGGTTCCACGCCTTCTTCCGGCAGTACTACAACCTTCGCGGCCTGCTCCGCCGCACCGACCCCGCCCTCGCGCGACTGACCCCGCTGCCCGACTACCCCCTGCGGCACAGCGCCGGCCTGACCGACAGCTTCGCCCGCGTGCCGAGGACACCGCCGCTCAGCGCGCTCGGGTTCGTCGCGTTGAGCCCCACCTTCGGTTGGCGGGACCTGGCCGCCATGGACGTCCGGGCCGCCCTCCCCCTGCTCGACGTGCGGGTGCCCGAGGTGTACGAGCGCTTCGACGAGACCTCCGCCAGCGACTTCCTACACAGCGTGCGCTTCCCGGAAGCCGCGCACCACCTGGCGTTCGAGGTCTTCTCGCGCAGCTTCTTCGTCGACCCCCGTGAACTGTCCGCGGCCGAACTGCTCCTGATGTTCCACATCTACTTCCTCGGGTCGGCCGAGGGACTCCTCTTCGACGTACCGACCGAGCCGTTCCCGCAGGCCCTGTGGGACCCGATCGGCGACTACCTGCACCGCCTGGGAGCCACCGTGCGCACCGGCACCGCCGTCCACGAGGTGCGCCCCCGCGACGGCGGAGGCGCGGACGTGCGCACCGCCGCTGGCACCAGCGCTCACCAGGCCGTGGTGCTCGCCCTCGACCCCGGCGGGCTGAGGCAGACCGTCGCCGCGTCCGGCGACCTCGGTACCCCCGCGTGGCGCGAGGACGTCGCCACCCTGCGTACCGCTCCGCCGTTCCTCGTCTCCCGGCTGTGGCTCGACCGACCGGTCCACGCCGACCGCCCCGGATTCCTCGGCACCAGCGGCTACGGCGGCCTGGACAACGTCAGCGTCCTGGAACGGTACGAGGGCGAAGCAGCCCGCTGGGCGGCACGCACCGGCGGTTCGGTGGTGGAACTGCACGGCTACGCCGTCGAACCCGCGTCGGACCCTCAGCGGGTGCAGGACATGCTCGTCGACCAACTGCACCAGGTGTATCCGGAAACCCGTGGGGCACGCGTCGTCAGTGCCCGGCACGAGTGGCGCTCCGACTGCCCGCTCTTCGCGGTCGGCTCCCACCGACGGCGCCCCACCGTCCGCACCCCCCACGCCTGGCTGACCCTGGCCGGCGACGCGATCCGTTGCGATCTGCCGGTCGCGCTCATGGAACGAGCCGCCACCACCGGCTTCCTGGCGGCCAACGCCCTGCTCGCCGGCTGGGGTGTGCGGGGACAAACCCTGTGGACCGTCCCACGGTCGGGCCGCTCCCGCATACTGCGGGCGCTCGGGGCGGCCGTGGCGCCCCGGCCCTCCCCCTGA
- a CDS encoding phytoene desaturase has translation MKRVPGPTDHVVVVGAGLSGLACALHLLGAGRQVTLVERDAGPGGRAGRARLGGYQVDTGPTVLTMPHLADEAFAAVGDSLHRHVELTALHPAYRACFADGSSLDVHTDGAAMEAEVRRFAGPAEAAGYRDLRQWLERLYRAQMDRFIDTNFDSPFQLLHPDLARLAALGGFGRLDGRIGRFLSDERLRRVFSFQALYAGVPPARALAAYAVIAYMDTVAGVWFPKGGVHALPRAMADAAARAGADLRWSAEVSELERSAGRVRAVRLASGERVPCDAVVLTCDLPAAYELLGRTPRRPVRLRHSPSAVILHAGTDRTWPHLAHHTISFGSAWKRTFRELTRTGELMSDPSLLITRPTTHDPALAPPGRHLHYVLAPCPNTTVGPSAAAWRDLGPRYREQLVSELERRGLDGFAASVEEELLVTPLDWTEQGHAAGSPFSVAHTFAQTGPFRPRNLVREVENVVLAGCGTTPGVGVPTVFVSGKLAAARVTGGVAPRPVRTRPPVAAADGPRVPTPAGADDPA, from the coding sequence GTGAAGCGGGTACCGGGGCCCACCGACCACGTCGTCGTGGTCGGTGCCGGCCTGTCGGGGCTCGCCTGCGCGCTGCACCTGCTGGGCGCCGGCCGCCAGGTCACCCTCGTCGAACGGGACGCCGGCCCGGGCGGTCGGGCGGGCCGTGCGCGGCTGGGTGGGTACCAGGTGGACACCGGTCCCACGGTGCTGACCATGCCGCACCTGGCTGACGAGGCGTTCGCCGCCGTCGGTGACAGCCTCCACCGACACGTGGAACTGACGGCCCTGCACCCGGCCTACCGGGCGTGTTTCGCGGACGGGTCCTCGCTCGACGTACACACCGACGGCGCGGCCATGGAGGCGGAGGTCAGGCGCTTCGCCGGGCCCGCTGAGGCCGCGGGCTACCGCGACCTGCGGCAGTGGTTGGAGAGGCTGTACCGGGCGCAGATGGACCGGTTCATCGACACGAACTTCGACTCTCCCTTCCAACTGCTGCACCCGGACCTGGCTCGGCTGGCGGCGCTCGGCGGCTTCGGGCGGCTGGACGGCCGGATCGGCCGGTTCCTCTCCGACGAGCGCCTGCGCCGCGTCTTCTCCTTCCAGGCGCTGTACGCCGGCGTGCCACCGGCCCGGGCCCTCGCGGCCTACGCGGTGATCGCGTACATGGACACCGTGGCCGGCGTCTGGTTCCCCAAGGGCGGCGTGCACGCGCTCCCCCGCGCCATGGCCGATGCGGCGGCGCGGGCCGGCGCCGACCTGCGCTGGTCGGCCGAGGTGAGCGAGCTGGAACGGTCGGCCGGCCGGGTACGCGCCGTCCGCCTGGCATCCGGTGAGCGCGTCCCGTGCGACGCGGTGGTGCTGACGTGTGACCTGCCCGCCGCGTACGAGCTGCTGGGGCGCACGCCCCGGCGCCCGGTACGGCTACGTCACTCGCCCTCGGCCGTCATCCTGCACGCGGGCACCGACCGCACCTGGCCCCACCTCGCCCACCACACGATCTCGTTCGGCTCCGCGTGGAAACGCACGTTCCGCGAGCTGACCCGCACGGGCGAGCTGATGAGCGACCCGTCCCTGCTCATCACCCGCCCCACCACGCACGATCCCGCGTTGGCACCGCCGGGGCGCCACCTTCACTACGTCCTCGCGCCCTGCCCGAACACCACGGTCGGCCCTTCGGCCGCCGCCTGGCGGGACCTCGGCCCGCGCTACCGCGAGCAGTTGGTGAGCGAGCTGGAGCGCCGGGGCCTCGACGGGTTCGCGGCCAGCGTCGAGGAGGAACTCCTGGTCACGCCGCTCGACTGGACCGAGCAGGGCCACGCCGCCGGCAGCCCCTTCTCGGTCGCGCACACCTTCGCCCAGACCGGGCCGTTCCGCCCGCGCAACCTCGTACGAGAGGTGGAGAACGTGGTGCTGGCGGGCTGCGGGACCACACCGGGTGTCGGCGTACCGACCGTGTTCGTCAGCGGGAAGCTCGCCGCCGCGCGCGTCACCGGAGGCGTCGCTCCCCGACCCGTCCGAACGCGTCCGCCCGTGGCAGCGGCCGACGGCCCCCGCGTCCCGACCCCGGCAGGCGCCGATGACCCGGCGTGA